In Yersinia enterocolitica subsp. enterocolitica, one DNA window encodes the following:
- the potG gene encoding putrescine ABC transporter ATP-binding subunit PotG, which produces MNDVIPRPQPKSQKVFTPLLEIRNLTKSFDGQAAVDDVNLTIYKGEIFALLGASGCGKSTLLRMLAGFEQPTQGQIVLDGQDLSHVPPYQRPINMMFQSYALFPHMTVEQNIAFGLKQDKLPANEIKSRVAEMLTLVHMQEFAKRKPHQLSGGQRQRVALARSLAKRPKLLLLDEPMGALDKKLRDRMQLEVVDILERVGATCVMVTHDQEEAMTMAGRIAIMNRGKFVQIGEPEEIYEHPNSRFSAEFIGSVNVFEGVLKERLDDALVIDSPGLRHPLKVDSDASVVDGVPVFVALRPEKVMLCEQVPEDGCNFAVGEVVHIAYLGDLSIYHVKLHSGQMLTAQLQNGHRYRKGMPTWGDEVQLCWDADSCVVLGN; this is translated from the coding sequence GTGAATGATGTCATTCCCCGCCCACAGCCAAAATCCCAGAAGGTGTTTACACCCTTGCTGGAGATTCGCAATTTAACCAAATCATTTGATGGTCAGGCTGCAGTAGATGATGTCAATTTGACTATCTACAAAGGTGAGATTTTTGCGCTGTTAGGGGCTTCAGGGTGTGGAAAATCCACCCTGTTGCGAATGCTGGCTGGCTTTGAGCAGCCGACACAGGGGCAAATTGTCCTTGATGGGCAGGATTTGTCGCATGTACCGCCTTATCAGCGCCCAATTAATATGATGTTCCAGTCATATGCATTGTTCCCACATATGACTGTTGAGCAAAATATCGCGTTTGGTTTGAAGCAAGACAAATTACCTGCTAATGAAATTAAAAGCCGGGTGGCAGAGATGCTAACACTGGTACATATGCAAGAGTTTGCCAAACGTAAGCCACATCAGCTGTCCGGCGGTCAACGCCAACGGGTCGCTTTGGCTCGTAGCCTGGCCAAACGGCCAAAACTGCTGTTGCTGGATGAGCCGATGGGCGCGTTGGATAAAAAACTGCGCGACCGCATGCAACTCGAAGTGGTGGATATTCTGGAGCGTGTCGGAGCAACTTGCGTGATGGTTACCCACGACCAGGAAGAGGCCATGACCATGGCTGGGCGCATCGCCATTATGAACCGTGGTAAGTTCGTGCAAATTGGTGAGCCGGAAGAGATTTATGAACATCCGAACAGCAGATTCAGTGCTGAGTTTATCGGCTCGGTGAATGTGTTTGAAGGCGTATTAAAAGAGCGTTTAGATGATGCGCTGGTTATTGACAGCCCCGGACTGCGCCATCCATTGAAAGTGGATTCAGACGCGTCTGTGGTTGATGGTGTTCCCGTCTTTGTCGCGCTGCGGCCAGAAAAAGTGATGTTGTGTGAACAGGTGCCGGAGGATGGTTGCAACTTTGCCGTTGGTGAAGTGGTACACATTGCTTATCTGGGCGACTTGTCCATTTATCACGTGAAATTACACAGCGGACAGATGCTCACTGCACAGCTACAGAACGGCCATCGTTACCGCAAAGGGATGCCAACCTGGGGTGATGAAGTACAACTCTGCTGGGATGCTGACAGCTGTGTCGTCTTGGGTAACTGA
- the potF gene encoding spermidine/putrescine ABC transporter substrate-binding protein PotF has protein sequence MFTQRKKWLSGVAAGLLMAASVSASAEEKTLHIYNWSDYIAPDTLANFQKETGIKVVYDVFDSNEVLEGKLMAGSTGFDLVVPSASFLERQLSAGVFKPLDKSKLPNDKNLDPELLTLVGKHDPDNKYAIPYLWATTGIGYNVEKVKAALGKDAPVNSWDLVLKPENLEKLKSCGVSFLDAPSEIFATVLNYLGKDPNSIQATDYTGPATELLLKLRPNIRYFHSSQYINDLANGDICVAVGWAGDIMQASNRAKEAKNGVNVAYSIPKEGALAFFDVFAMPADAKNQDEAYQFLNYLMRPDVIANISNHVFYANANQAATPLVNAEVRDNPGIYPPADVRAKMFTLKVQDPKIDRVITRAWTKVKSGK, from the coding sequence ATGTTCACCCAACGTAAAAAGTGGTTATCGGGTGTTGCTGCTGGCCTGTTAATGGCCGCGTCCGTCTCAGCATCTGCTGAAGAAAAAACACTGCACATTTACAACTGGTCTGATTATATCGCGCCAGATACGCTGGCTAATTTCCAAAAAGAAACCGGCATTAAAGTTGTCTATGATGTGTTTGACTCCAACGAGGTGTTGGAAGGTAAATTGATGGCGGGGAGCACCGGGTTTGATTTGGTGGTGCCGTCAGCCAGTTTCCTCGAGCGCCAATTGTCTGCGGGCGTATTTAAGCCGCTGGATAAAAGTAAATTACCGAATGACAAAAATCTTGATCCTGAATTGCTGACGCTGGTTGGTAAGCACGATCCCGATAACAAATATGCCATTCCGTATCTGTGGGCGACGACCGGTATTGGCTATAACGTCGAGAAAGTGAAAGCGGCACTTGGGAAAGACGCACCGGTAAACAGTTGGGATCTGGTGCTGAAACCGGAAAATCTTGAGAAGTTGAAAAGCTGCGGTGTTTCCTTCCTGGATGCGCCAAGTGAGATTTTTGCCACCGTCCTTAATTATTTAGGTAAAGATCCCAACAGTATTCAGGCCACTGATTACACTGGCCCTGCTACCGAGTTGTTATTGAAACTGCGGCCAAATATCCGTTATTTCCACTCATCGCAATACATTAATGATCTGGCAAACGGTGACATCTGTGTGGCTGTGGGTTGGGCTGGCGACATCATGCAGGCTTCTAATCGTGCCAAAGAAGCCAAAAATGGTGTGAATGTGGCTTATAGCATTCCGAAAGAGGGAGCATTAGCCTTCTTTGACGTGTTTGCCATGCCTGCGGATGCCAAAAATCAGGATGAAGCCTATCAGTTCCTGAATTACCTGATGCGCCCTGATGTGATAGCCAATATTAGTAACCACGTGTTCTACGCCAATGCCAACCAAGCTGCCACCCCGCTGGTGAACGCAGAAGTCCGTGATAATCCAGGTATTTATCCACCGGCAGATGTGCGAGCCAAAATGTTCACATTAAAAGTACAAGATCCGAAAATTGATCGCGTGATCACTCGGGCTTGGACTAAAGTGAAAAGCGGCAAATAA